The DNA segment GGTGGGAGTCATCCAACTCATCAACAGAAAGAAAAATTTTCAAACTAAACTCACTTTAGAGGAAATGAAAACCAATTCCATTTTGGAATATGATAAGTACTCCGAAGAATTGGTGATGGCTGTGGCAGGGCAAGCGGCAGTGGCCATCCAAAATAACAATTTGGTTCATGACATTGAAACCTTGTTCGAAGGATTTGTCACCGCAAGTGTATCAGCCATTGAATCCAGGGATCCAACTACTTCGGGTCATTCATTCCGTGTGGCACAATACACAGTTGGGCTTGCTGAGTCAGTGAATGCGATTCAAACAGGTAGATTCAAAGACGTACATTTTAATGAATCGCAGGTAAAAGAAATTCGTTACGCTTCTCTTCTTCATGATTTTGGTAAGGTAGGAGTTCGGGAAAAGGTTCTTGTCAAAGCCAAAAAACTAGAAGATTATGAATTGGATTTAATTCGATGGCGTTTCCAATTTATTCTGAAAGATGTGGAAGCAAAACTGGCTCAAAAAAAAATCGATTACTTAAAAAAACATGGTAACAATGGTTATCCGGAATTCGAAAAATCCATTCATTTGGAATACACTTTAGAAAAAGAAAAACTAGAAGAAATGGTTCGGGTGATTTCCGAATCCAATGAACCTTCTATTTTAGAAGAAGGTAATTCTAACTTTTTAGAAGAAATTTCAAAGATGAGTTATCACACTACCGATGGAAGCCAATTGAATTTACTCATGCCAAAAGAATTTGGATTTTTATCGATTCGGCGTGGGTCTTTGGATTTTGATGAAAGACGCGAGATTGAATCCCACGTAGAACATACCTTTCAATTTTTATCTAAAATTCCTTGGACACGAGAACTAAAAATGGTTCCTGCCATTGCCCACGGCCACCATGAAAAATTAAATGGATCAGGATACCCAAGGGGACTTTCGGCAGTGGAGATCCCAGTTCAGGCCAAGATGATGGCCATTGCTGATATCTTTGATGCACTTACGGACCAAGACCGCCCTTATAAAAAGGCAGTGCCACTGGACCGTGCTTTTGATATTTTAAAGATGGAAGTCCGAGACCAACACATCGATGGGGATCTCCTTGATATCTTTATTGGTAGTCATACTTACGAAAAAATCCTGCATAAACGATAAGTAAAACACGAAAAATAATTCGCATTTCCCCCTTCTTTTTTCCCCTGAACTTGTCTAAACGGTGGGGGTAAAAATGAATTTTAATTTAGTTAGCAGGACCGTGATCATCACGGGAATTACAGATTCTTCATCACTCGCTTTAGTCATCGCAAAAGAGTGTAAACAATTGGGTGCCAAACTCATTTGTA comes from the Leptospira bourretii genome and includes:
- a CDS encoding HD family phosphohydrolase, encoding MPVTKSSDSKFIITDDPFFEGKIADYSKKIKAKVLTLNELDQIESDSNGRIAKVLFYISRYELETKHHEIHQFLKNHPTIMSNFIVRAPIDYTGYIALNIEEDLFFTNVPDDAPLIFLVKALANAFTSLQMVVDKFELQKRINVSTNEISKLTKIGISLANEKDFTKLLRDILNSAREISNSDSGSLYLVEKDERGNPRNLRFKISALDLNSDEFILPINKKSIAGYVAFTGKQLNIPNVYELSGKEEYKFNSDFDKMSNYYSKSMLVVPMKDHHDEVVGVIQLINRKKNFQTKLTLEEMKTNSILEYDKYSEELVMAVAGQAAVAIQNNNLVHDIETLFEGFVTASVSAIESRDPTTSGHSFRVAQYTVGLAESVNAIQTGRFKDVHFNESQVKEIRYASLLHDFGKVGVREKVLVKAKKLEDYELDLIRWRFQFILKDVEAKLAQKKIDYLKKHGNNGYPEFEKSIHLEYTLEKEKLEEMVRVISESNEPSILEEGNSNFLEEISKMSYHTTDGSQLNLLMPKEFGFLSIRRGSLDFDERREIESHVEHTFQFLSKIPWTRELKMVPAIAHGHHEKLNGSGYPRGLSAVEIPVQAKMMAIADIFDALTDQDRPYKKAVPLDRAFDILKMEVRDQHIDGDLLDIFIGSHTYEKILHKR